The following proteins are co-located in the Sandaracinaceae bacterium genome:
- a CDS encoding DUF1552 domain-containing protein, with translation MKRRDWLRAIGVGGAGATLLGPLLSRFARAGETPPCRFVFVVEGNGYEPITVLADEARASLDASMSEPLGDARWWYRRYAHESPMVVEGSSFDTAPAMAAIAADPAVAAQTAVVLGLSSRIAGGGHSAFHGALSSARTIAGVPGGQTIDAYLASLAQVRGATPYDAVRLGVSQSQGEPLDFGTCAFDRGRAAPLILQPTAAYAALFGSVGSAEGRASFMKRRSLLDFASRDVDATLGAFPGNSAERAKLETYLASIEELTARHERVVGLAPQLEAAQPPAPADNPLYGTDDPLDRFRAQLQLATAAFKGELTRVAVVGCGTGGAFSLLYPTVNASVARHDMQHGSASDAGLRANVHEVARLQLEAIAAMASELAATPETGADGSMLDHTLIVYLGDNGEQHHSTASEFPIVLIGGRALGLSTGGRTLVYPGLSSDNHRQLSNLWNTLGHLAGMDLNEFGSEGPSRRAPGPLSELLA, from the coding sequence GTGAAGCGCCGCGACTGGCTCCGCGCGATCGGCGTCGGGGGCGCGGGCGCGACCCTGCTCGGCCCGCTGCTCTCTCGCTTCGCACGAGCCGGCGAGACGCCGCCGTGCCGCTTCGTCTTCGTGGTGGAGGGCAACGGCTACGAGCCGATCACCGTGCTCGCGGACGAGGCGCGCGCCTCGCTCGACGCGTCGATGAGCGAGCCGCTCGGCGACGCGCGCTGGTGGTACCGCCGCTACGCGCACGAGTCGCCGATGGTCGTCGAGGGGAGCTCCTTCGACACCGCGCCCGCCATGGCCGCCATCGCGGCCGACCCCGCGGTCGCGGCCCAGACCGCCGTCGTGCTCGGGCTCTCCTCGCGCATCGCGGGCGGCGGCCACTCCGCCTTCCACGGCGCGCTCTCCTCGGCCCGCACCATCGCCGGCGTGCCCGGCGGCCAGACCATCGACGCGTACCTCGCCTCGCTCGCGCAGGTCCGCGGCGCCACGCCCTACGACGCGGTGCGGCTCGGCGTCTCGCAGAGCCAGGGTGAGCCGCTCGACTTCGGCACCTGCGCGTTCGACCGCGGGCGCGCGGCGCCGCTCATCCTCCAGCCCACCGCCGCGTACGCCGCGCTCTTCGGCTCCGTCGGCTCGGCGGAGGGGCGCGCGAGCTTCATGAAGCGCCGCTCGCTCCTCGACTTCGCGAGCCGCGACGTGGACGCCACCCTGGGCGCGTTCCCGGGCAACAGCGCCGAGCGCGCGAAGCTCGAGACCTACCTCGCGTCCATCGAGGAGCTGACCGCGCGGCACGAGCGCGTCGTCGGCCTGGCCCCGCAGCTCGAGGCCGCCCAGCCGCCCGCCCCGGCCGACAACCCGCTCTACGGCACCGACGATCCGCTCGACCGCTTCCGCGCGCAGCTCCAGCTCGCCACCGCCGCGTTCAAGGGCGAGCTCACCCGGGTCGCCGTCGTGGGCTGCGGCACGGGAGGCGCCTTCAGCCTGCTCTACCCGACGGTGAACGCCTCCGTCGCGCGGCACGACATGCAGCACGGCTCCGCGAGCGACGCGGGCCTGCGCGCCAACGTGCACGAGGTGGCCCGCCTCCAGCTCGAGGCGATCGCGGCCATGGCGAGCGAGCTGGCCGCGACCCCCGAGACCGGCGCCGACGGCTCCATGCTCGACCACACCCTCATCGTCTACCTCGGCGACAACGGCGAGCAGCACCACTCCACCGCGAGCGAGTTCCCCATCGTGCTCATCGGCGGCCGGGCCCTCGGCCTCTCCACCGGCGGTCGCACCCTCGTCTACCCGGGCCTCTCGTCCGACAACCACCGCCAGCTCTCGAACCTCTGGAACACCCTCGGCCACCTCGCGGGCATGGACCTGAACGAGTTCGGCTCCGAGGGCCCCAGCCGCCGCGCCCCCGGCCCCCTGAGCGAGCTCCTCGCCTGA
- a CDS encoding DUF1588 domain-containing protein, protein MRFASALAVLLAFVGCDDGLEPLRPGAPDAGEIPEGCEDLFPAVRVFATSCAVSGACHVPGGQYPDLSREGMRTLVGAPSRVMDGQTLVVANDPEASFLFRKVSGTQGEDGGRLMPIGTDEPIDAVSTIRAWIEAGAPSQCDGEPPVEPIPVDPNTLDPGALFTCTDPAVGSPARLRRVERAAWTHSAGQTLGSTAHDNPFHAPEGDYSTYAEGVTIDPATLDLYLLVVPEASRFWRARDVHPRQYATYADGELRCMFSDAEPDDACVDYYVDKLLRVGTLFRAPSDGERARLRAFLVESLAAETDPAERPETLQHVASAAWLASGALFRPELGGAPDADGRRRLTDDELALSLGAVLSTHPPGSSIPNWGDDRPGDPDGSMPEHGWLGQIRLAADDGSIQDAEVMRTLLRTYRGGVDVDRRDLATDYDGRDTPSRGEHWLAPRVAGFFREFFDYADAITVFKDTPSATSAWEGVSSVDRSYSNLQGGYYGYESNLVQQLDDTIARAVLDAETGGGDVYRALLTTRTWRLPSNLADTNGVSCASSDDCTEMGFTRCQADVGLCAGSISNNTVSHHRVYGMESNVPATQEGRWVTMPEDARAGVLTHPAWLSAHGGNFEDDGSAIRRGRWIREHLYCETVPGLDLVRVEAQLIPSAPELRARDRVEMSIERNDTCMGCHRLMNSLGMPFETYNHAGFPRADDHGQPPTGHSVIDVAPDPSLEGEVDDAIALTRMLADSPYARRCFIRHVFRYFMGRDETLADACTLTAMETAFEGGSFFDMLEALVTSDSFLYRTVAEGGAP, encoded by the coding sequence ATGCGTTTCGCGTCGGCGCTGGCCGTCCTGCTCGCCTTCGTCGGCTGCGACGACGGGCTCGAGCCGCTCCGGCCCGGGGCGCCCGACGCGGGCGAGATCCCGGAGGGCTGCGAGGACCTCTTCCCCGCGGTCCGCGTCTTCGCCACCAGCTGCGCGGTCAGCGGCGCCTGCCACGTGCCCGGCGGCCAGTACCCGGACCTCAGCCGGGAGGGCATGCGCACCCTCGTCGGCGCTCCCAGTCGCGTGATGGACGGGCAGACGCTCGTCGTCGCGAACGACCCCGAGGCGAGCTTCCTCTTCCGCAAGGTCTCCGGCACCCAGGGCGAAGACGGCGGACGGCTGATGCCGATCGGCACCGACGAGCCCATCGACGCCGTGTCCACGATTCGTGCGTGGATCGAGGCGGGCGCGCCGAGCCAGTGCGACGGTGAGCCGCCGGTCGAGCCGATCCCCGTGGACCCGAACACGCTCGACCCGGGCGCGCTCTTCACCTGCACCGACCCCGCCGTCGGCTCCCCCGCGCGCCTGCGCCGCGTGGAGCGCGCGGCCTGGACCCACAGCGCCGGGCAGACGCTCGGCTCGACCGCGCACGACAACCCCTTCCACGCGCCCGAGGGTGACTACTCCACCTACGCCGAGGGCGTGACCATCGACCCGGCCACGCTCGACCTCTACCTGCTCGTGGTGCCCGAGGCGTCCCGCTTCTGGCGCGCGCGCGACGTGCACCCGCGGCAGTACGCGACCTACGCGGACGGCGAGCTGCGCTGCATGTTCTCGGACGCCGAGCCCGACGACGCGTGCGTCGACTACTACGTCGACAAGCTCCTGCGCGTGGGGACCCTGTTCCGCGCCCCGAGCGACGGCGAGCGCGCGCGGCTTCGCGCCTTCTTGGTGGAGAGCCTCGCGGCGGAGACCGACCCCGCCGAGCGGCCCGAGACCTTGCAGCACGTGGCCTCCGCGGCGTGGCTCGCGAGCGGCGCGCTCTTCCGCCCGGAGCTCGGCGGGGCGCCCGACGCGGACGGTCGCCGTCGCCTCACCGATGACGAGCTGGCGCTCTCGCTCGGCGCCGTCCTCAGCACGCACCCGCCTGGCTCCTCGATCCCGAACTGGGGCGACGACCGCCCTGGAGACCCGGACGGCTCGATGCCCGAGCACGGCTGGCTCGGTCAGATCCGCCTCGCGGCCGACGACGGCTCCATCCAGGACGCCGAGGTGATGCGCACGCTGCTGCGCACCTACCGAGGCGGCGTCGACGTCGACCGGCGCGATCTGGCCACCGACTACGACGGCCGCGACACGCCCTCGCGCGGAGAGCACTGGCTCGCGCCGCGCGTCGCCGGCTTCTTCCGCGAGTTCTTCGACTACGCCGACGCGATCACGGTCTTCAAGGACACGCCGTCGGCCACCAGCGCGTGGGAGGGCGTCTCGAGCGTCGACCGCAGCTACTCGAACCTCCAGGGCGGCTACTACGGCTACGAGTCCAACCTCGTCCAGCAGCTCGACGACACCATCGCGCGCGCGGTGCTCGACGCGGAGACGGGCGGCGGCGACGTCTACCGCGCGCTCCTCACGACGCGCACCTGGCGGCTCCCCTCGAACCTCGCCGACACGAACGGGGTCTCCTGCGCCAGCTCGGACGACTGCACCGAGATGGGCTTCACCCGCTGTCAGGCGGACGTCGGTCTCTGCGCGGGCAGCATCAGCAACAACACCGTCTCGCACCACCGCGTCTACGGCATGGAGTCGAACGTGCCCGCGACCCAGGAGGGCCGCTGGGTCACGATGCCCGAGGACGCGCGCGCGGGCGTGCTCACCCACCCCGCCTGGCTCTCGGCGCACGGCGGCAACTTCGAGGACGACGGCAGCGCGATCCGGCGCGGCCGCTGGATCCGCGAGCACCTCTACTGCGAGACCGTACCCGGGCTCGACCTGGTCCGCGTCGAAGCGCAGCTCATCCCCAGCGCCCCGGAGCTGCGCGCGCGCGACCGGGTCGAGATGAGCATCGAGCGCAACGACACGTGCATGGGTTGCCATCGCTTGATGAACTCGCTCGGCATGCCGTTCGAGACCTACAACCACGCGGGCTTCCCCCGGGCGGACGACCACGGGCAGCCGCCGACGGGTCACAGCGTCATCGACGTCGCGCCGGATCCGTCCCTCGAGGGCGAGGTGGACGACGCCATCGCCCTGACCCGCATGCTCGCCGACTCGCCCTACGCGCGGCGCTGCTTCATTCGGCACGTCTTCCGCTACTTCATGGGCCGCGACGAGACCCTCGCCGACGCGTGCACGCTGACCGCGATGGAGACCGCCTTCGAGGGCGGCTCCTTCTTCGACATGCTCGAGGCGCTCGTGACGAGCGACTCCTTCCTCTACCGGACCGTCGCGGAAGGAGGTGCCCCGTGA
- a CDS encoding AmpG family muropeptide MFS transporter, with protein MSQPGKKPSFWDAFRDPRLALMIGLGFSSGLPNPLTGSTMTAWLATYQVDMATIGLFGLVHLPFNFKFVWAPVMDRFSLFWGGRRRGWMLLTQLVILVSVGVMGSFDPAAAPWMVAGLAFWTAFFSASQDIAIDAYRTDLLPKEERASGTAIFVAAYRGALIAAGAGALILSDYVPWSTVYWILAGLMGVGILTTLLSPEAEVQAKAPESLFAAVWGPIEEVVTRRDIVVYLAIIMLYKAGDVVAGHFLIPFLMDTGFSRSEVGAVFKGLGLAATIVGSLLGGGLVAKWGLRRALIVFGIAQAIANLFYCWLAYVGKDYALMTVAITVDHLLNGMGTAAFVAFLMTLCNKRFTAMQYALFSSLMTVPGRVLGGFSGFLQESVGWPGFFLTTIFLAAPAVLLLTQVEIREGDAEARGSDFVGGLLIGAVGGFPGLGLAYLAKARPRLLRGAAIAATVQLAALSLAGAALWWWA; from the coding sequence GTGAGCCAGCCCGGGAAGAAGCCGTCGTTCTGGGACGCGTTCCGCGATCCGCGGCTCGCGTTGATGATCGGGCTCGGCTTCTCGTCGGGGCTGCCGAACCCGCTGACGGGCAGCACGATGACCGCGTGGCTCGCGACCTACCAGGTCGACATGGCCACCATCGGGCTCTTCGGGCTCGTGCACCTGCCGTTCAATTTCAAGTTCGTCTGGGCGCCCGTGATGGACCGCTTCTCGCTCTTCTGGGGCGGGCGGCGGCGCGGCTGGATGCTCCTGACGCAGCTGGTGATCCTGGTCAGCGTCGGCGTGATGGGCAGCTTCGACCCCGCGGCCGCGCCGTGGATGGTGGCCGGGCTCGCCTTCTGGACCGCGTTCTTCAGCGCGTCGCAGGACATCGCCATCGACGCCTACCGGACGGATCTCCTGCCCAAGGAGGAGCGCGCGAGCGGCACCGCGATCTTCGTCGCCGCGTATCGGGGCGCGCTCATCGCGGCCGGCGCGGGCGCGCTCATCCTCAGCGACTACGTGCCCTGGTCGACGGTCTACTGGATCCTCGCGGGGCTGATGGGCGTCGGCATCCTCACCACGCTCCTGTCGCCCGAAGCAGAGGTGCAGGCGAAGGCGCCCGAGAGCCTCTTCGCCGCGGTGTGGGGGCCCATCGAGGAGGTGGTGACCCGGCGCGACATCGTCGTCTACCTCGCGATCATCATGCTCTACAAAGCCGGTGACGTGGTCGCCGGCCACTTCCTCATCCCGTTCCTGATGGACACCGGCTTCTCGCGGAGCGAGGTCGGCGCCGTCTTCAAGGGCCTCGGCCTCGCGGCGACGATCGTCGGCTCGCTCCTCGGCGGCGGCCTGGTCGCGAAGTGGGGGCTGCGACGCGCGCTGATCGTCTTCGGGATCGCGCAGGCGATAGCCAACCTCTTCTACTGCTGGCTCGCGTACGTCGGGAAAGACTACGCGCTCATGACGGTCGCCATCACGGTCGACCACCTCCTCAACGGCATGGGCACGGCGGCCTTCGTCGCCTTCCTCATGACGCTCTGCAACAAGCGCTTCACGGCGATGCAGTACGCCCTCTTCTCGAGCCTGATGACGGTGCCGGGCCGCGTGCTGGGCGGCTTCTCGGGCTTCCTGCAGGAGAGCGTCGGCTGGCCTGGCTTCTTCCTGACCACGATCTTCCTGGCCGCGCCCGCGGTGCTGCTGCTGACCCAGGTGGAGATCCGCGAGGGCGACGCCGAGGCGCGCGGCTCCGACTTCGTCGGGGGCCTGTTGATCGGAGCGGTGGGCGGCTTCCCCGGCCTCGGGCTCGC